The following coding sequences lie in one Zonotrichia leucophrys gambelii isolate GWCS_2022_RI chromosome 4A, RI_Zleu_2.0, whole genome shotgun sequence genomic window:
- the LOC135447632 gene encoding transforming growth factor beta activator LRRC32-like → MLWAARGCFLLCLLPSILRARASPETRPSSPLCQQSPTKVSCKGVGLQKFPKELGKGIKYLELSNNFIQNLSGSNMPGFGQLEYLDVCFNQLESVSATALAELPRLRSLLLGSNHLDRNYLANGEAFHLLRNIEVLDLSVNNLESHMASWYISNLTSLRVLDLSGNMMTKLQAGTFRSSPRLRQLDLSHNYIREIQEGTFEPLEELEVLNLALNSLHCISGFSLTQLQVLNLSHNTLELFSEEEGAEPYLLRVLDLSHNRLLSFPELPRAHDLTHLNLSNNLISSLLPGSPHPWEFVLPYKEMQRFNRTVRPVAALTHVADLDLSNNRLKLFPFSFFHSLGSLHSLSLARNCLQDVARESVTNGTELSVRSLDLHSNALRVLPRWFFDSLPHLESMNLGSNSLQPCESLGSDQGRDFQGDSHTSAPGDTCTPFYNVTHLKHLSLSKNNISRLLPHAFSGTPLLSLDLSANRDLSMPTGALAGLELSLQELSLRDNQMDEAALPCLGTLRVLDLSGNHLSLLPTGLSCSPLQSLDVRNNNLQALGAVRSWSHSLRAVSVAGNPWSCCSLGWLDTLRAAGVAVPDLRQARCLFQEHGRNISARIIGAPRWNCPQPEGTASLALLVVLVGLFLLGAWVFCLLRKGRRAVGCAGLESNRVGVSQPHPKGQGPAEERPPDSITKV, encoded by the exons ATGCTCTGGGCTGCACGGGGAtgtttcctgctctgcctgctcccgTCCATCCTCAGAGCCCGGGCTAGCCCCGAGaccaggcccagctcccccctgtgccagcag AGCCCCACGAAGGTGTCTTGCAAAGGAGTTGGCCTGCAGAAATTTCCCAAGGAGCTTGGCAAAGGAATTAAGTACCTTGAACTCTCCAACAACTTCATCCAAAACCTGTCAGGCAGCAACATGCCAGGATTTGGGCAGCTGGAGTACCTGGATGTGTGCTTCAACCAGCTGGAATCCGTGTCAGCCACcgccctggctgagctgcctcgGCTGCGCTCGCTGCTCCTGGGCTCAAACCACCTGGACCGGAATTACTTGGCTAACGGGGAAGCTTTCCATCTGCTCAGGAATATAGAGGTCCTGGACCTGTCTGTGAATAACCTGGAGAGCCACATGGCCAGCTGGTACATCAGCAACCTCACCAGCCTGAGGGTGCTGGATCTCTCTGGGAACATGATGAccaagctgcaggcagggacctTCCGGAGCTCACCGCGGCTGCGCCAGCTCGACCTCAGCCACAACTACATCAGGGAGATCCAGGAGGGAACTTTTGAGCCTCTGGaagagctggaggtgctgaacTTGGCTTTGAATTCCCTCCACTGTATCTCTGGCTTCAGCCTCACACAGCTGCAAGTTTTAAACCTCAGCCACAACACCCTGGAGCTCTTCTccgaggaggagggagcagagccctaCCTGCTCCGAGTGCTCGACTTGAGCCATAACAGACTCCTCTCtttcccagagctccccagagccCATGATCTCACACACTTAAACCTCTCCAACAACCTCAtttcttccctgctcccaggctcaccccatccctgggagtttGTCCTGCCCTACAAGGAGATGCAGAGGTTCAACAGGACTGTGCGTCCTGTGGCCGCTCTGACACACGTGGCTGACCTGGATCTCAGCAATAACCGCCTGAAGCtgttcccattttccttcttccacagcctgggctccctgcacagcctcagccTGGCAAGGAACTGCCTCCAGGACGTGGCCAGGGAGTCTGTCACCAATGGCACGGAGCTGTCTGTGCGCTCGCTGGACCTCCACAGCAACGCGCTCCGTGTGCTGCCACGCTGGTTCTTTGATTCCCTGCCTCACCTGGAATCCATGAATCTGGGCTCCAACAGCCTCCAGCCTTGTGAGAGCCTGGGGAGTGACCAGGGAAGGGATTTCCAAGGGGATTCTCACACGTCAGCCCCTGGAGACACCTGCACCCCCTTCTACAATGTGACTCACTTGAAGCACCTGAGCCTGTCCAAGAACAACatctccaggctgctgccccaCGCCTTCAGTGGGACCCCACTGCTCTCCCTGGACCTGTCAGCAAACAGGGACTTGTCCATGCCCACGGGAgcgctggcagggctggagctgtccctgcaggagctctctctgaGGGACAACCAGATGGACGAGGCAGcgctgccctgcctgggcacgCTCCGAGTGCTGGACCTGTCGGGCAACCACCTGagcctgctgcccacggggctttcctgctcccctctgcagagcctggacGTTCGGAATAACAACCTGCAGGCCTTGGGAGCGGTCAGGAGCTGGTCCCACAGCCTGAGGGCCGTGTCTGTGGCTGGCaacccctggagctgctgctcgcTGGGCTGGCTGGACACACTGCGTGCGGCCGGCGTGGCCGTGCCCGACCTGCGCCAGGCCCGCTGCCTCTTCCAGGAGCACGGCCGGAACATCTCGGCCAGGATCATCGGCGCTCCCCGGTGGAACTGTCCCCAGCCCGAGGGCACTGCCTCCCTGGCTCTGTTGGTGGTCCTGGTGGGCCTTTTCCTCCTCGGTGCCTGGGTGTTCTGCCTCCTGAGGAAAGGCCGGagggctgtgggatgtgcagGACTGGAGAGCAACAGGGTGGGAgtgtcccagccccaccccaaaGGACAGGGGCCAGCCGAGGAGAGGCCACCTGACAGCATCACCAAAGTgtag
- the LOC135447634 gene encoding protein Wnt-11b-like isoform X1 → MGRPAAAATALLCQLGLSAAIQWLGLAGSEVAWNESQHCRLLVPEQLQLCRRHLEAMPSVVRAARRTQQLCQQSFADMRWNCSSIQRAPGFGPDLLTGTREAAFVHALAAAAVAQSIARSCASGELPRCSCGPAPAEPPAPASRWGGCGDNLSHGLQLGAAFTDGSARAAAAPGLRAVNRHNGAVGRAVLSDSLDTRCKCHGVSGSCSVKTCWKGLPDLGEIASDLKSRYLAALKVTHRLVGPRKQLIPKEGDARPVTEMDLVYLISSPDYCTPNPQLGSLGTQDRPCNRSSVGSDSCDLLCCGRGYNTYTEEVQERCHCRYRWCCSVVCRRCRRSLDRHVCK, encoded by the exons AtgggccgccccgccgccgctgccaccgcgctgctgtgccagctggggctCTCCGCAGCCATCCAGTGGCT CGGACTGGCGGGCAGCGAGGTGGCCTGGAACGAGAGCCAGCACTGCCGGCTGCTGGTGCccgagcagctgcagctgtgccgcCGGCACCTGGAGGCGATGCCCAGCGTTGTCCGCGCCGCCCGCCGGAcgcagcagctgtgccagcagagctttGCCGACATGCGCTGGAACTGCTCCTCCATCCAGCGTGCCCCCGGCTTCGGCCCCGACCTGCTCACAG GAACGCGGGAAGCCGCCTTCGTGCACGCCCTGGCAGCGGCGGCCGTGGCGCAGAGCATCGCCCGCTCCTGCGCCTCCGGGGAGCTCCCGCGCTGCTCCtgcggccccgcgcccgccgagcccccagcccccgcCTCCCGCTGGGGCGGCTGCGGCGACAACCTGAGCCACGGGCTGCAGCTCGGCGCCGCCTTCACCGACGGCTCCGCCAgagccgccgccgcgcccgggCTCCGCGCCGTGAACCGGCACAACGGAGCCGTGGGACGGGCG GTGCTCAGTGACTCCCTGGATACCAGGTGTAAATGCCACGGGGTTTCAGGCTCCTGCTCAGTGAAGACCTGCTGGAAAGGGCTGCCAGACCTGGGTGAAATTGCCTCTGACCTCAAATCCAGGTACCTGGCAGCCCTCAAGGTGACCCATCGGCTTGTGGGGCCCAGGAAGCAGCTGATCCCCAAGGAAGGGGATGCCCGGCCAGTGACAGAGATGGATCTGGTTTATCTCATCAGCTCTCCGGACtactgcaccccaaacccccagctGGGTtctctggggacacaggacag GCCGTGCAACAGGAGCTCAGTGGGCAGTGACAGCTGTgacctgctgtgctgtggccGTGGCTACAACACCTACACGGAGGAGGTGCAGGAGCGCTGCCACTGCCGCTACCGCTGGTGCTGCTCCGTGGTGtgccggcgctgccgccgcaGCCTGGACAGACACGTCTGCAAGTGA
- the LOC135447634 gene encoding protein Wnt-11b-like isoform X2 has protein sequence MPSVVRAARRTQQLCQQSFADMRWNCSSIQRAPGFGPDLLTGTREAAFVHALAAAAVAQSIARSCASGELPRCSCGPAPAEPPAPASRWGGCGDNLSHGLQLGAAFTDGSARAAAAPGLRAVNRHNGAVGRAVLSDSLDTRCKCHGVSGSCSVKTCWKGLPDLGEIASDLKSRYLAALKVTHRLVGPRKQLIPKEGDARPVTEMDLVYLISSPDYCTPNPQLGSLGTQDRPCNRSSVGSDSCDLLCCGRGYNTYTEEVQERCHCRYRWCCSVVCRRCRRSLDRHVCK, from the exons ATGCCCAGCGTTGTCCGCGCCGCCCGCCGGAcgcagcagctgtgccagcagagctttGCCGACATGCGCTGGAACTGCTCCTCCATCCAGCGTGCCCCCGGCTTCGGCCCCGACCTGCTCACAG GAACGCGGGAAGCCGCCTTCGTGCACGCCCTGGCAGCGGCGGCCGTGGCGCAGAGCATCGCCCGCTCCTGCGCCTCCGGGGAGCTCCCGCGCTGCTCCtgcggccccgcgcccgccgagcccccagcccccgcCTCCCGCTGGGGCGGCTGCGGCGACAACCTGAGCCACGGGCTGCAGCTCGGCGCCGCCTTCACCGACGGCTCCGCCAgagccgccgccgcgcccgggCTCCGCGCCGTGAACCGGCACAACGGAGCCGTGGGACGGGCG GTGCTCAGTGACTCCCTGGATACCAGGTGTAAATGCCACGGGGTTTCAGGCTCCTGCTCAGTGAAGACCTGCTGGAAAGGGCTGCCAGACCTGGGTGAAATTGCCTCTGACCTCAAATCCAGGTACCTGGCAGCCCTCAAGGTGACCCATCGGCTTGTGGGGCCCAGGAAGCAGCTGATCCCCAAGGAAGGGGATGCCCGGCCAGTGACAGAGATGGATCTGGTTTATCTCATCAGCTCTCCGGACtactgcaccccaaacccccagctGGGTtctctggggacacaggacag GCCGTGCAACAGGAGCTCAGTGGGCAGTGACAGCTGTgacctgctgtgctgtggccGTGGCTACAACACCTACACGGAGGAGGTGCAGGAGCGCTGCCACTGCCGCTACCGCTGGTGCTGCTCCGTGGTGtgccggcgctgccgccgcaGCCTGGACAGACACGTCTGCAAGTGA